The following proteins come from a genomic window of Macadamia integrifolia cultivar HAES 741 chromosome 14, SCU_Mint_v3, whole genome shotgun sequence:
- the LOC122061790 gene encoding post-GPI attachment to proteins factor 3-like yields MNRMADRFWIVFLATLACLIGVLNASLGDSDPVYRACVGQCEETGCVADKCFQHCKFSSNGVPVDGPWYMQEPLYLRWKQWDCQSDCRYNCMVNREKEREMAGNKPVKYHGKWPFKRVFGFQEPASVAFSALNLAVQFHGWVSFFILLYYKLPLRQNKKIYYEYTGLMHIFGVLSMNSWFWSAFFHSRDVDLTEKLDYSSAVVLLGYMLILAILRTFSVRDEATRVMVSAPLIAFVLTHVLYLNFYLFDYGWNMKVCGVMGVAQLLLWAFWAGITHHPSRWKLWVVVIGGGLAMLLEFYDFPPYWGYLDAHALWHASTIPIGYLWWSFIRDDAEYRTMSLIKKAK; encoded by the exons ATGAACCGGATGGCAGATCgtttttggattgtttttttGGCGACGCTTGCTTGTCTCATTGGAGTTCTCAACGCTAGCCTTGGTGACTCAGATCCAGTGTACAG GGCTTGTGTAGGGCAGTGTGAGGAGACTGGTTGTGTGGCAGACAAATGCTTTCAGCACTGCAAATTCTCATCTAATGGTGTCCCTGTTGATGGTCCCTGGTACATGCAAGAACCGCTTTACTTACGGTGGAAGCAGTGGGATTGCCAGAGTGACTGTCGGTATAACTGCATGGTtaatagagagaaagaaagggagatgGCTGGGAACAAGCCCGTCAAGTATCATGGGAAATGGCCCTTCAAGCGTGTCTTTGGGTTCCAG GAGCCTGCTTCTGTGGCATTTTCTGCATTAAACCTTGCAGTGCAGTTTCATGGTTGGGTGTCATTTTTTATCCTGCTGTACTACAAGTTGCCACTGAGGCAGAATAAGAAAATTTACTACGAGTATACTGGCTTAATGCACATTTTTGGAGTCCTGTCAATGAACTCCTGGTTCTGGTCTGCTTTCTTTCACAGTCG AGATGTGGATCTAACTGAGAAGTTAGATTACTCTTCGGCAGTGGTATTACTGGGGTACATGCTTATCCTGGCTATCCTACGAACTTTCAGTGTGAGGGATGAGGCTACCAGAGTGATGGTTTCTGCTCCATTAATTGCATTTGTGTTAACCCACGTACTATATCTCAACTTCTATCTATTTGACTATG GATGGAACATGAAGGTCTGCGGTGTAATGGGTGTAGCTCAGCTTCTACTGTGGGCATTCTGGGCTGGCATAACGCACCATCCCTCACGGTGGAAGCTGTGGGTGGTTGTCATTGGAGGAGGGTTGGCAATGTTATTGGAGTTTTATGATTTCCCTCCCTATTGGGGATATCTGGACGCTCATGCCCTCTGGCATGCATCCACCATCCCCATCGGCTACCTTTGGTGGAGCTTCATCAGAGATGATGCCGAGTACAGGACCATGagcctcatcaagaaggcaaaATAG
- the LOC122061791 gene encoding uncharacterized protein LOC122061791, with protein MDGNTSTHLLISTQEEAEKGSQVRNTETEEPKPKEPWRGGCVKSVVYAGLDAIVTCFALISSISAGRLSSVDVLVLGFANLVADGISMGFGDFVSSSTERDMAAKERMVTEWEITNQHGRSRPQEDDLIQRYQALGMELHDAISVVKVFSKYKDILVDEKMTAEKRMLPPDQAEKPWKNGLITFAAFLIFGSFPLLSFIILLPFTQNETIKFWVACALAALALAILGLAKAKIAGQNYALSIAGTLFNGAIAAGSAYFIGWALRKLAGVQE; from the exons ATGGATGGCAACACTTCCACCCACCTGCTCATATCGACGCAAGAGGAAGCAGAAAAAGGGTCTCAAGTTCGAAATACTGAAACAgaggaaccaaaaccaaaagagCCATGGAGAGGAGGATGCGTGAAAAGCGTTGTGTATGCGGGTCTCGACGCCATCGTCACCTGCTTCGCCCTTATCTCTTCCATCTCCGCCGGTCGCCTCTCCTCTG TTGATGTGTTAGTTCTGGGTTTTGCGAATTTGGTGGCGGATGGGATTTCAATGGGGTTTGGGGATTTTGTGTCCAGTAGCACGGAGAGGGACATGGCTGCAAAGGAGAGGATGGTCACTGAATGGGAGATCACTAACCAGCATGGACGCTCACGGCCACAGGAAGACGACTTAATCCAGAGATATCAAGCGCTTGGGATGGAACTTCACGATGCCATCAGC GTAGTGAAGGTGTTCTCCAAATACAAGGACATACTGGTGGACGAGAAGATGACGGCCGAGAAACGAATGTTACCACCAGACCAGGCGGAGAAGCCATGGAAGAATGGACTCATCACCTTCGCGGCTTTCCTCATCTTCGGGAGTTTTCCTCTGCTGTCGTTTATCATACTCCTCCCATTCACTCAGAACGAGACCATCAAATTCTGGGTTGCCTGTGCCCTCGCCGCCCTAGCTCTAGCCATTCTCGGCTTGGCCAAGGCCAAGATTGCTGGTCAAAATTATGCACTCTCCATTGCTGGCACCCTCTTCAACGGTGCCATCGCTGCTGGCTCCGCTTACTTCATAGGCTGGGCTCTCAGGAAACTTGCTGGTGTTCAAGAATAA